One segment of Thermus tengchongensis DNA contains the following:
- a CDS encoding YceI family protein, which translates to MKMRWMTLLLTLGWALATGYQVQGEAVYEARAPLGAFQGVNPTLKGQVVFDLTKGQLQGRVCLDLAAWDSKEPLRDRHTRDMFQVDRYPQACLTVAGYDAQKGLVQGTLSLHGVEKKVAWPLRYTLAEGGKRVSFEGEFELLLSDYGLKAPTFMGMRVQDRVMVRVKGQGVAQ; encoded by the coding sequence ATGAAGATGCGCTGGATGACGCTTCTTCTCACACTGGGATGGGCCTTGGCCACCGGGTACCAGGTGCAAGGGGAAGCCGTGTACGAAGCTCGGGCGCCCCTGGGGGCTTTCCAGGGGGTCAACCCTACCCTGAAGGGGCAGGTGGTCTTTGACCTCACCAAGGGCCAGCTCCAAGGAAGGGTGTGCCTGGATCTCGCCGCCTGGGACTCCAAGGAACCCCTTAGGGACCGCCATACCCGCGACATGTTCCAGGTGGACCGCTATCCCCAAGCCTGCCTCACCGTGGCCGGCTACGACGCGCAAAAGGGTCTGGTGCAGGGCACGCTCAGCCTGCACGGGGTAGAGAAAAAGGTGGCCTGGCCCCTTCGCTACACCCTCGCGGAGGGGGGCAAGCGGGTCAGCTTTGAAGGGGAGTTCGAGCTCCTTCTGAGCGACTACGGGCTGAAGGCCCCCACCTTCATGGGGATGCGGGTGCAAGACCGGGTCATGGTGCGGGTCAAGGGGCAGGGGGTGGCCCAGTGA
- a CDS encoding sensor histidine kinase: MSLRIRLAYTFFLLTFASGLLSLAGGYLVFRNLVERDIAQDLAELSGRVARTLVLTQEGPRLAEGDIFLGTHYVFGFRLLQGERPVLEGGFAPEASGTWRTLSTSWQGYNLEVSLRVEEYQRALSAFLRAGLSLLLPLLFLAALLGYATAGFITRPLERLSQAVESLSALRFPEPLPLERDRELARLTRGFNRLVEAVRSALERERLFTRYASHELRSPLAVFRAQLDAARQGLIPWEEALPHMEGALRRMEAVLQGLLALARPEEGNLAPMELAEYLEASLKDKGVRLLLQGPAWVLAHPLLVDRLVDNLLANAFRHGAPPVEVRLFPNGDSVVLEVRDHGKGVREEDKERLTRPFFRGPGGPEGLGLGLALVEQVVRRLGGTLEFANAHPGLRVRVRLPRREDAAA; this comes from the coding sequence ATGAGCCTACGCATCCGCCTGGCCTACACCTTCTTCCTCCTCACCTTCGCCAGCGGGCTCCTTTCCCTGGCGGGGGGCTACTTGGTCTTTCGCAACCTGGTGGAGCGGGACATCGCCCAGGACCTGGCGGAGCTTTCCGGGCGTGTGGCCCGCACCCTCGTCCTCACCCAGGAAGGGCCGCGCCTGGCCGAGGGGGACATCTTCCTCGGCACCCATTATGTCTTCGGGTTCCGGCTCCTGCAGGGGGAGAGGCCCGTGCTGGAGGGGGGATTTGCCCCCGAGGCAAGCGGGACCTGGCGGACCCTGTCCACCTCTTGGCAGGGCTACAACCTAGAGGTGAGCCTGCGGGTGGAGGAGTACCAGCGGGCCCTGAGCGCTTTTCTGCGGGCCGGCCTAAGCCTCCTCTTGCCCCTTTTGTTCCTCGCGGCCCTTTTGGGCTACGCCACGGCCGGGTTCATTACCCGGCCCCTGGAGAGGCTTTCGCAAGCGGTGGAGAGCCTCTCGGCCCTACGTTTTCCCGAGCCCCTCCCCTTGGAGCGTGACCGGGAGCTTGCCCGCCTCACCCGGGGTTTCAACCGCCTGGTGGAAGCGGTGCGCAGTGCCCTGGAACGGGAGCGGCTCTTTACCCGCTACGCCTCCCACGAGCTCCGGAGCCCCCTGGCGGTCTTCCGCGCCCAGCTGGATGCAGCCAGGCAGGGCCTGATCCCTTGGGAGGAAGCCCTGCCCCACATGGAGGGGGCTTTGCGCAGGATGGAAGCGGTGCTCCAAGGCCTCCTAGCCCTGGCCCGACCCGAGGAGGGCAACCTGGCCCCCATGGAGCTGGCGGAGTACCTGGAGGCGTCCTTGAAAGATAAGGGGGTCCGCCTGCTTCTGCAGGGCCCGGCCTGGGTTCTGGCCCACCCTTTGCTGGTGGACCGACTCGTGGACAACCTTCTGGCCAACGCCTTCCGCCACGGCGCCCCGCCGGTGGAGGTCCGCCTCTTCCCCAACGGGGACAGTGTGGTGCTGGAGGTGCGGGACCACGGCAAAGGGGTCCGCGAGGAGGACAAGGAGCGCCTCACCCGCCCCTTCTTCCGCGGCCCGGGCGGCCCCGAGGGGCTGGGCCTGGGCCTGGCCCTGGTGGAGCAGGTGGTCCGAAGGCTCGGCGGCACCTTGGAGTTCGCCAACGCCCACCCGGGCCTGCGGGTCCGGGTACGGCTTCCGCGGAGGGAAGATGCGGCGGCGTGA
- a CDS encoding helix-turn-helix domain-containing protein, translated as MPAPLRIHLSPEENAQLRELETNPVVPHKVRRRAQAVRLAAQGWTAPRIARHLGLDRATARRDLRRWLRQGLDGLADGKAPGAKPRWTEAMTAYLQELLSGDRAWTAPLLAEALEGRFFTRFHPGTVRRRLLALGYRWGRTRYVSVETVWRR; from the coding sequence ATGCCAGCCCCTCTGCGCATCCACCTGAGTCCTGAGGAAAACGCCCAGCTGCGGGAACTGGAGACCAACCCCGTGGTGCCTCACAAGGTGCGCCGCCGCGCCCAGGCCGTCCGCCTGGCGGCCCAAGGATGGACCGCCCCCCGCATCGCCCGCCACCTGGGCCTGGACCGGGCCACAGCCCGGCGGGACCTCAGGCGGTGGCTGCGCCAGGGCCTCGACGGCCTGGCCGACGGCAAGGCCCCCGGGGCCAAGCCCCGGTGGACGGAGGCCATGACCGCGTACCTGCAGGAACTCCTCTCTGGGGACAGGGCCTGGACCGCGCCCCTGCTGGCGGAAGCCTTGGAGGGGCGGTTCTTCACCCGCTTCCATCCGGGGACGGTGCGGCGGAGGCTCCTGGCCCTGGGGTACCGATGGGGGCGAACGCGGTACGTGTCGGTGGAGACGGTGTGGCGGCGGG
- a CDS encoding carbohydrate ABC transporter permease produces the protein MRAYYRFPLLFLLPSLAGFLAFNLGPILASLFLSFIQYDGLRPLTWRTFQENWVGLENYRRLLEDPVFHKAFFNTLFYVAVAVPLEIVLALLLALGLNRPWPGVRLLRTLYLLPTVTSVVAVGLLWRWVLNPTVGPVNLFLRWVGERLVGLFTLLGLEAPGWAVWLAQEGPGWLSDPAWAMWGVILASVWAGVGLRMLIFLAGLQNINKEYLEAASLDGANTFQRFFYVVLPLLTPTVFLNTLLAMIGGFQVFGLVYTMTGGGPVDATNVLMLYLYRKAFGTFPFEMGYASAIAWVLFLVLFALTYLQWTLRRRWVVEEA, from the coding sequence GTGCGCGCCTACTACCGCTTTCCCCTCCTCTTCCTCCTGCCCTCATTGGCGGGCTTCCTGGCCTTCAACCTGGGGCCCATTCTGGCCAGCCTTTTCCTCTCCTTCATCCAGTACGACGGCCTCCGCCCCCTCACCTGGCGTACCTTTCAGGAGAACTGGGTGGGTCTGGAGAACTACCGCCGCCTCCTGGAAGATCCCGTCTTCCACAAGGCCTTCTTCAACACCCTCTTCTACGTGGCGGTGGCGGTGCCCCTGGAGATCGTCCTGGCCCTCCTCCTGGCCTTGGGGCTGAACCGGCCCTGGCCGGGGGTGCGCCTCCTGCGCACCCTCTACCTCCTGCCCACGGTGACCAGCGTGGTGGCGGTGGGCCTCCTCTGGCGCTGGGTCTTGAACCCCACCGTGGGGCCGGTGAACCTCTTCCTGCGCTGGGTAGGGGAGAGGCTGGTTGGTCTTTTCACCCTCTTGGGCCTCGAGGCCCCCGGCTGGGCGGTGTGGCTGGCCCAGGAGGGGCCGGGGTGGCTTTCCGACCCCGCCTGGGCCATGTGGGGGGTGATCCTGGCCTCCGTCTGGGCGGGGGTGGGCCTCCGCATGCTCATCTTCCTCGCGGGGCTTCAGAACATCAACAAGGAGTACCTGGAGGCCGCCAGCCTGGACGGGGCCAACACCTTCCAGCGCTTTTTCTACGTGGTCCTGCCCCTCCTCACCCCCACGGTCTTCCTCAACACCCTTCTCGCTATGATCGGGGGCTTCCAGGTCTTCGGCCTGGTCTACACCATGACCGGGGGCGGCCCGGTGGACGCCACCAACGTCCTCATGCTCTACCTGTACCGCAAGGCCTTCGGCACCTTCCCCTTTGAGATGGGCTACGCCTCGGCCATCGCCTGGGTGCTCTTCCTGGTCCTCTTTGCCCTCACCTACCTGCAGTGGACCCTGAGGCGGCGCTGGGTGGTGGAGGAAGCATGA
- a CDS encoding cytochrome c3 family protein encodes MRRLGWLLLVGLALAGEGERYLYVRWDAEKGQALLSNGAPLPPGVPLIPGQYVELEKGRLKPKRQWQPPQDLVRVYTPREVSRVVFSHERHFAALGAKGSTCESCHTALDANKAWKSLAPTPALESHGATSLGRFCATCHDGKTRPTSVPGNQSPLSTPIFTAFGRKGEASCAHCHAPKDHGQDFTSGHGELAEDGGSRQCATCHRGASGLTAQERTLVQAFQRAQLALIHNPEDEKAFNAVLPANFCAYCHGLDREAWGGKD; translated from the coding sequence GTGAGGCGCCTCGGATGGCTTCTTCTGGTGGGGCTGGCCCTGGCCGGCGAAGGCGAGCGCTACCTCTACGTGCGCTGGGATGCGGAGAAGGGCCAAGCCCTCCTTTCCAACGGCGCGCCGCTGCCGCCAGGGGTGCCCCTCATCCCGGGACAGTACGTGGAGCTGGAAAAGGGGCGGCTTAAACCCAAGCGGCAATGGCAACCCCCGCAGGACCTGGTGCGGGTGTATACCCCCCGGGAGGTCAGCCGGGTGGTCTTTAGCCACGAGCGCCATTTCGCCGCTCTAGGGGCAAAGGGAAGTACTTGCGAGAGCTGCCATACCGCCTTGGACGCAAACAAAGCGTGGAAGAGCCTAGCCCCTACCCCGGCCCTCGAGTCCCACGGGGCCACCTCCCTAGGCCGCTTCTGCGCCACCTGCCACGACGGTAAGACCCGGCCCACCTCCGTGCCAGGAAACCAGAGCCCCCTCAGCACCCCCATCTTCACCGCCTTCGGCCGCAAGGGGGAAGCCTCCTGCGCCCACTGCCATGCCCCCAAAGATCACGGGCAGGACTTCACCTCTGGTCACGGAGAGCTAGCAGAAGACGGGGGATCGAGGCAGTGCGCCACCTGCCACCGGGGAGCTTCGGGCCTCACCGCTCAGGAGCGTACCCTGGTCCAAGCCTTCCAAAGGGCGCAACTGGCCCTGATCCACAACCCCGAGGACGAAAAGGCCTTTAATGCGGTCCTCCCTGCCAACTTCTGCGCCTACTGCCACGGGCTGGACAGGGAGGCCTGGGGCGGGAAAGACTAA
- a CDS encoding carbohydrate ABC transporter permease: MKLLGKLWDTLVYLLLLAGGLTMLVPFFWMVSTSLKAPGAVFDLPVEVWPKELHLENYQKVLTSVPFGRWYLNSLVVALGLTFLNLTSGAMGGYAFARFRFRGQGALFLLFLATLMIPVHVLIIPLFILMRNLGWVDTYYALILPGLFDAFAIFLMRQHFLHLPKELEEAAIVDGASPWQVYWKVALPLAAPALATLGTFTFLAGWNSFLWPLIVTNSLEMRTLTVGLAVFQGQFSTEWTVLMAGLTLGTIPPILVFLLAQRYFIQGLTLGSLKG; this comes from the coding sequence ATGAAGCTTTTGGGTAAGCTCTGGGACACTTTGGTCTACCTGCTCCTCCTCGCGGGGGGCCTCACCATGCTGGTCCCCTTCTTCTGGATGGTGTCCACCAGCCTCAAGGCCCCGGGGGCGGTCTTTGACCTGCCGGTGGAGGTCTGGCCCAAGGAGCTCCACCTGGAGAACTACCAAAAGGTGCTCACCAGCGTGCCCTTTGGCCGCTGGTATCTGAACTCCCTGGTGGTGGCCTTGGGCCTCACCTTCTTGAACCTGACCAGCGGGGCCATGGGGGGGTACGCCTTCGCCCGCTTCCGCTTCCGGGGGCAGGGGGCGCTTTTCCTCCTCTTCCTGGCCACCCTCATGATTCCGGTACACGTCCTCATCATCCCCCTCTTCATCCTCATGCGGAACCTGGGCTGGGTGGACACCTACTACGCCCTGATCCTGCCCGGGCTCTTCGACGCCTTCGCCATCTTCCTCATGCGCCAGCACTTCCTGCACCTGCCCAAGGAGCTGGAGGAGGCGGCCATCGTGGACGGGGCAAGCCCTTGGCAGGTGTACTGGAAGGTGGCCCTGCCCCTAGCGGCCCCCGCCCTGGCCACCTTGGGCACCTTCACCTTCTTGGCGGGCTGGAACAGCTTCCTCTGGCCCCTCATCGTCACCAACTCCTTGGAGATGCGCACCCTCACCGTGGGCCTGGCGGTCTTCCAGGGGCAGTTTTCCACGGAGTGGACGGTGCTCATGGCTGGGCTTACCCTGGGCACCATCCCGCCCATCCTGGTCTTCCTCCTGGCCCAGCGCTACTTCATCCAGGGCCTCACCCTGGGGAGCCTGAAGGGGTAG
- a CDS encoding gamma-glutamyl-gamma-aminobutyrate hydrolase family protein, protein MRLIGVATQYRQNEGLMNQRFWGLLEFYLEALASQGLAHVLLPPQAPEALERILPHLDGLLLPGGGDVDPARYGEEPHPRLGEVSPERDAHELFLARYAAEKGLPALGVCRGIQVMNVALGGTLYQDLEAQGFTEVQHHQKSPAPALGHLVRQVASGPLSRLFPETFRVNSYHHQGLKALGRGLKPLAVAPDGLVEAVALEGHPLFLGVQWHPELLQEHWGLFGLLKG, encoded by the coding sequence ATGCGCCTTATCGGCGTTGCCACTCAGTATCGCCAGAACGAGGGCCTCATGAACCAGAGGTTCTGGGGCCTCCTGGAGTTCTACCTGGAGGCCCTTGCCTCCCAGGGCCTGGCCCATGTCCTCCTGCCGCCGCAGGCACCGGAGGCTTTGGAGCGCATCCTGCCGCATCTGGACGGGCTTCTCCTCCCCGGAGGCGGGGACGTGGACCCGGCCCGCTACGGGGAGGAGCCTCACCCCCGCCTGGGGGAGGTGAGCCCGGAGAGGGACGCCCACGAGCTCTTCCTGGCCCGCTACGCCGCGGAGAAGGGCCTCCCGGCCCTGGGCGTATGCCGGGGCATCCAGGTGATGAACGTGGCCTTGGGGGGAACGCTCTACCAGGACCTCGAGGCCCAGGGCTTTACCGAGGTGCAGCACCACCAGAAAAGCCCCGCGCCCGCCCTGGGCCACCTCGTCCGCCAGGTGGCGTCAGGCCCGCTCTCCCGGCTCTTCCCCGAAACTTTCCGCGTGAACTCCTACCACCACCAGGGCCTGAAGGCTCTGGGAAGAGGGCTGAAGCCCCTGGCGGTGGCCCCGGACGGGCTGGTGGAAGCCGTGGCCCTGGAGGGGCATCCCCTCTTCCTGGGGGTGCAGTGGCACCCCGAGCTCCTCCAGGAGCACTGGGGCCTTTTTGGCCTCCTGAAGGGGTAG
- a CDS encoding helix-turn-helix domain-containing protein produces MKGNAWLVLAGLVAAGLAVAYGPRAGFGVGTPQAGVVAGLAGTLHDEAASLLGLTPEELVALHQQGKTLAQIAQELGMDPAKLEAELVEARNSAIDQAVQAGALPPHPGGKRGPAAYA; encoded by the coding sequence ATGAAAGGCAACGCTTGGTTGGTTCTGGCAGGACTGGTGGCGGCGGGGCTGGCGGTGGCGTATGGACCTCGGGCTGGCTTCGGCGTGGGCACGCCCCAAGCAGGGGTGGTAGCGGGCCTGGCGGGCACCCTCCACGACGAAGCGGCTTCCCTCCTGGGCCTCACCCCGGAGGAGCTGGTGGCCCTGCACCAGCAGGGCAAGACCCTGGCGCAGATCGCCCAGGAGCTGGGGATGGACCCCGCCAAGCTGGAGGCAGAGCTGGTGGAAGCCCGCAACTCCGCCATTGACCAGGCGGTGCAGGCGGGCGCCCTGCCTCCTCACCCTGGCGGAAAGCGGGGGCCTGCGGCTTACGCCTGA
- a CDS encoding alpha-amylase family glycosyl hydrolase: MGRILAVWVWLSLPLAVPVAFRYTPPSGLEVHSVSLRGSFNGWGETPMQKEDGSWAVTVDLDPGEHQYKFFINGQWPRDMCHDPTFGTPMVDPKAAGCVDDGFGGRNAVIVVQAPVAPTPPVEPVALGFAHDPLDAQYVSYADNQLSVRFRAGEGAVAAAWVEVEGKRLPMHLQLNFPGTEVWRGTLPKDVGAYRIWVRAQDGKEEAFGPFTPPSNPFAEVAWVGEGVGYQVFPERFYNGDSSNDALALETDEYRFNQVWQRSSGARPHLSRWGDPPSPLHCCHQYFGGDLAGVLAKLPYLEALGVTVIYLNPIFDSGSAHGYDTHDYLKVSPKFGDKALLRRVLDEAHRRGMRVVFDFVPNHTGLGFWAFQDVVKRGPRSPYWNWYFIKRWPFVPGDGSAYEGWWGLGSLPKLNTANPGVKRYLIEVAKYWVRFGFDGVRVDVPGDVLNPHAFFKEMRAALKAIRPDVYLVAEIWQRDPSWLQGDEFDSLMNYAIGRDILLRFARGGNLALYNARRALADLARVYALYPEAVAGMGFNLITSHDTARLLTELGGDGLKDIPSPEARARQRLAAAMLYALPGLPVTFQGDECGFTGERPADPPLELNRYPFQWGRCQGETLAFYRELARWRRELPALRSAVFRTYYGEGYLLAFFRGEPGEGEVLAAFNSGLEAASLPLPPGGWRDPIEGRTYRKEVSVPPLSFRYLLHLGQ, from the coding sequence ATGGGGAGGATCCTGGCGGTGTGGGTATGGCTTAGCCTGCCCTTGGCGGTCCCGGTAGCCTTCCGCTACACCCCTCCTTCGGGCCTCGAGGTGCACTCGGTAAGCCTAAGGGGTTCCTTCAACGGCTGGGGGGAAACCCCCATGCAGAAGGAGGACGGATCCTGGGCGGTCACCGTGGACCTGGATCCAGGGGAGCACCAGTACAAGTTCTTCATCAACGGCCAGTGGCCCAGGGACATGTGCCACGATCCCACCTTCGGCACGCCCATGGTGGACCCGAAGGCGGCAGGGTGTGTGGACGATGGCTTCGGGGGGCGAAATGCCGTCATCGTGGTCCAGGCCCCGGTAGCCCCCACCCCTCCCGTGGAGCCCGTGGCCCTGGGCTTCGCCCATGATCCCTTGGACGCCCAGTATGTGTCCTATGCCGACAACCAGCTTTCCGTGCGCTTCCGGGCGGGGGAGGGGGCGGTGGCGGCCGCCTGGGTGGAGGTGGAAGGAAAGAGGCTCCCCATGCACCTTCAGCTGAATTTTCCGGGAACCGAGGTTTGGCGTGGCACCCTGCCTAAGGACGTAGGGGCTTACCGCATCTGGGTGCGCGCTCAGGACGGGAAAGAGGAGGCCTTCGGCCCCTTTACCCCTCCCAGCAACCCCTTTGCCGAGGTGGCCTGGGTGGGGGAGGGGGTGGGGTACCAGGTCTTCCCCGAGCGCTTCTACAACGGGGATTCCAGCAACGACGCCCTGGCCCTGGAAACCGACGAGTACCGCTTTAACCAGGTGTGGCAGCGCTCCTCTGGGGCCAGGCCCCATCTTTCCCGCTGGGGCGATCCCCCTTCGCCCTTGCACTGTTGCCACCAATACTTCGGTGGGGATCTTGCCGGCGTGCTAGCGAAGCTTCCCTATCTGGAAGCCCTGGGGGTGACCGTGATCTACTTGAACCCGATCTTTGATTCCGGCTCAGCCCATGGCTACGACACCCATGACTACCTCAAGGTCTCGCCCAAGTTCGGCGACAAAGCCCTTTTGCGCAGGGTTTTGGACGAGGCCCACCGCCGGGGCATGCGGGTGGTTTTCGACTTCGTTCCCAACCACACCGGTTTGGGCTTCTGGGCTTTCCAGGATGTGGTGAAAAGGGGTCCCCGTTCCCCTTACTGGAACTGGTACTTCATCAAGCGGTGGCCCTTTGTGCCGGGTGACGGATCGGCCTACGAGGGATGGTGGGGGTTAGGGAGCCTGCCCAAGCTGAACACCGCAAACCCCGGGGTGAAGCGCTATCTGATTGAGGTGGCCAAATATTGGGTACGCTTTGGCTTTGACGGGGTGCGGGTGGACGTGCCCGGGGATGTGCTGAACCCCCATGCCTTTTTCAAGGAGATGCGGGCCGCGCTGAAGGCCATCAGGCCAGATGTCTACCTGGTGGCGGAGATCTGGCAGAGGGATCCGAGCTGGCTTCAAGGGGACGAGTTTGACTCGCTGATGAACTACGCCATCGGCAGGGATATCCTGCTCCGCTTTGCCAGGGGAGGGAACCTGGCCCTCTATAACGCCCGCCGGGCCTTGGCTGATCTCGCCCGGGTCTATGCCCTCTACCCCGAAGCTGTGGCGGGCATGGGTTTCAACTTGATCACCTCCCACGACACCGCCCGCCTGCTCACGGAGCTGGGGGGTGACGGCTTGAAGGACATCCCCAGCCCGGAGGCCCGTGCCCGGCAACGCTTGGCGGCGGCCATGCTCTATGCCCTTCCAGGCCTCCCCGTAACCTTCCAGGGGGATGAGTGCGGCTTCACCGGGGAAAGGCCGGCGGATCCCCCACTGGAGCTCAACCGGTACCCCTTCCAGTGGGGGAGGTGCCAGGGGGAAACCCTGGCCTTCTACCGGGAGCTGGCAAGGTGGCGGCGGGAGCTTCCGGCCCTTCGAAGCGCCGTGTTCCGGACCTACTACGGTGAGGGCTACCTTCTGGCCTTTTTCCGGGGGGAACCGGGAGAAGGGGAGGTGCTGGCGGCGTTCAACAGCGGCCTCGAGGCCGCCTCCTTACCCTTACCGCCGGGTGGGTGGCGGGATCCCATAGAAGGCCGGACGTACCGGAAGGAGGTCAGCGTGCCCCCCCTTAGCTTCCGGTACCTGCTCCACCTGGGGCAGTAG
- the lysA gene encoding diaminopimelate decarboxylase, which yields MLDALFRQALQEALGRYPTPFYAYDWGRVAVQVARLREAFPFARLFYALKANPRLGLLRRLRALGLGAEVVSLGEVLRAYRAGFSPETVVWNGPVKTEAALAAVREQAPVVVLDSEGDLKRVARHLPGARVLLRVNPDLPVRTHGHLATGRGESQFGVLPEAVPRLVRLAREKGLRFLGLHLHLGSALEGVEDFLQGYRVLEALYPQVGPVAVLDLGGGFGLRLDLKALAGPMEALARLYGAEVWLEPGRYLVAEAGVLVVRVVGVKATRRRYLLLDGGMTSLLRPALYGARHPVLPLYPQEGREAGVFDLAGPACEAGDVLARDVPLPMPEEGEALAFLEAGAYGASMALTYLDTPRPLELLWTGEGWEVLREREPLEGLWEGE from the coding sequence GTGCTGGATGCCCTCTTCCGCCAAGCTCTCCAGGAGGCCCTAGGGCGCTACCCCACCCCCTTCTACGCCTACGATTGGGGCCGGGTGGCGGTCCAGGTGGCCCGCTTGCGGGAAGCCTTCCCCTTCGCCCGGCTCTTCTACGCCCTCAAGGCCAACCCCCGCTTGGGGCTTCTCCGACGGCTTCGGGCCCTGGGCCTGGGGGCGGAGGTGGTTTCCCTGGGGGAGGTGCTCAGGGCCTACCGGGCGGGGTTTTCCCCAGAGACGGTGGTCTGGAACGGCCCGGTGAAGACGGAAGCGGCCCTTGCCGCCGTGCGGGAACAGGCCCCTGTGGTGGTCCTGGACTCGGAAGGGGATCTAAAGCGGGTCGCCCGCCACCTCCCAGGGGCCAGGGTCCTCCTCCGGGTGAACCCGGACCTGCCCGTGCGCACCCACGGGCACCTGGCCACGGGCAGGGGGGAGAGCCAGTTCGGGGTGCTTCCCGAGGCGGTGCCCCGCCTGGTGCGCCTGGCCCGGGAGAAGGGCCTTCGGTTTCTCGGCCTCCACCTCCACTTGGGCTCGGCCCTCGAGGGGGTGGAGGACTTCCTCCAGGGCTACCGGGTGCTGGAGGCCCTTTACCCGCAGGTGGGGCCGGTGGCGGTTCTGGACCTGGGGGGTGGGTTCGGCCTCCGCCTGGACCTGAAGGCTTTGGCCGGGCCCATGGAGGCGCTGGCCCGCCTCTACGGGGCCGAGGTCTGGCTGGAGCCCGGGCGCTACCTGGTGGCGGAGGCCGGGGTCCTGGTGGTGCGGGTGGTGGGGGTGAAGGCCACCAGGCGGCGCTACCTCCTTCTGGACGGGGGGATGACGAGCCTCCTGCGGCCTGCCCTTTACGGGGCCCGGCACCCGGTCCTGCCCCTTTATCCCCAGGAGGGCCGTGAGGCGGGGGTGTTTGACCTGGCGGGCCCGGCTTGCGAGGCGGGGGACGTCCTGGCCCGGGACGTGCCCCTGCCCATGCCGGAGGAGGGGGAGGCCTTGGCCTTCCTGGAGGCCGGGGCGTACGGGGCCAGCATGGCCCTCACCTACCTGGACACCCCGAGGCCCCTGGAGCTCCTCTGGACGGGGGAGGGGTGGGAGGTCTTGAGGGAAAGGGAGCCCCTGGAAGGGCTTTGGGAGGGGGAGTAG
- a CDS encoding sensor histidine kinase, which translates to MRGVLEGYAGQAAAKGVALQVLGSAPPLLADREALKRVLHNLLDNALRYTPPGGRVEVSLETQGGEVRLAVRDTGPGLKPGEEERVFQRFYRGDPARSRGGSGLGLAIAKSLVEAMGGRVRAGNHPEGRAWFALWLPQAGGVYAPFTTEA; encoded by the coding sequence GTGCGCGGGGTCCTGGAGGGCTACGCCGGCCAGGCGGCAGCCAAGGGGGTGGCCCTCCAGGTCCTGGGAAGCGCCCCTCCCCTCCTTGCGGACCGGGAGGCCCTAAAGCGCGTCCTGCACAACCTCCTGGACAACGCCCTCCGCTATACCCCTCCCGGGGGGCGGGTGGAGGTGTCCTTGGAGACGCAGGGAGGCGAGGTACGCCTGGCGGTGCGGGACACGGGGCCCGGCCTGAAACCAGGAGAGGAAGAGCGGGTCTTCCAACGCTTCTACCGGGGCGACCCCGCCCGCAGCCGTGGGGGTAGCGGGCTGGGTCTAGCCATCGCCAAGAGCCTGGTGGAGGCCATGGGCGGCCGCGTGCGGGCGGGCAACCACCCCGAGGGAAGAGCCTGGTTCGCCCTCTGGCTCCCCCAGGCCGGGGGCGTTTACGCTCCGTTTACCACTGAAGCCTAG
- a CDS encoding DUF5666 domain-containing protein: MSRKPAIFWSGLVLLAACQLAPQSGEGFQALGVLGGTPERPTLMGKVLDTAGANLTWATLTTTPSTQFEARDQHLTREDFFTLLREGDRVEVKGTLSGTTIQASKVELKGR, from the coding sequence ATGAGTAGAAAGCCCGCCATCTTCTGGAGCGGTTTGGTCCTCCTGGCCGCCTGCCAGCTGGCGCCGCAAAGCGGAGAGGGGTTCCAGGCCTTGGGGGTGTTGGGGGGCACGCCGGAGCGGCCAACCCTGATGGGCAAGGTTCTGGACACCGCTGGGGCTAACCTCACTTGGGCTACCTTGACCACCACCCCCAGCACCCAGTTTGAGGCCCGCGACCAGCACCTGACCCGGGAAGACTTCTTTACCCTCCTGCGGGAGGGCGACCGGGTGGAGGTCAAGGGCACCCTCTCCGGAACCACCATCCAGGCCAGCAAGGTGGAGCTGAAAGGGCGCTAG